A region of the Salvia splendens isolate huo1 chromosome 11, SspV2, whole genome shotgun sequence genome:
CAAAGATTGGGAATGCAGCATTTGCCAGGTTAACACACTAACACTTGCAATCTCTCTCATCCTTTTCTCCCTCCTGTATTCATGTTCGAATTGTGCAGGAGAAATGCAAGGTGGATGATGAAATAGGAATGCTTGAATGTGGTCATCACCATCATGTTGAATGCATAAAGCAGTGGCTTCTACAGAAGAATGCATGCCCTGTCTGCAAATCTGCTGCCCTGCGTGACAAGTCTAATTGAAGAAAGCCGTTTTTCGACCTTTTTCTTGAAATTGTGTGCAACAAAGATTTCTCACCTTTTTCCCATGACTTTTTACTTGTGTGGTTCTGGCAGAGCTTCAGATCCTGGTCCAAGCTCTGGTATTGCCTATTGTAATGCATAATTAAGCAGATTTTGCTCCATAATTCAATATTTTGCAGCAAATAATCTCATCGGTACTTGTTAAATATCATTAGATAAAAACATCGATCATAAATATAAGAGATGTACATCATTTACAGATATCGCATGCTCCATTCTAGTTCACACTGGTCGGCTAAAAGGGGAAACCGAAATCAAGTACTGATTTTGAAGGAAAGAATTGAAAGCATGACTACACACTAGAAAGTAAACCACAACAAAAGCTGCAGGTAATTTGTTTCATATGAAATTAGTCGGGTCTCAAGCATTCAGAATCCTCTAGCAAGAAACAGCATACCACAAGCCACTACGTCGTGTGAGATGGTGATGAAGTGTGTTGCTAGGAAATCTCACCAGCACGGTTAAGTTAACTTCGCCCAAGGGACCGCCAGAACCAATGACTTCCAGAAAGATGATTATAATAGTGCCAGAGAAATGTGAAGGTTGCTTATGACTACTGATCCGAGTCATAACGGCTAAGAAATTGGATTATACAGGGGTATATTTGTTCAACGGCCTGCAGGTATTAGGTAAAAGTTTAAGCAATTAAACCCGACTCATGGACTTACGAGATAGACACCTAACGAATAAGTGAAGATGACAGATTAGTGTACAAACCAGTCGTCCTCCCACCAGATCGTAATGAGCATAGTGTGGACCATTAGGTTCTCCAAATACTTTATAGGTGACTAAGTGCTCAGGAATGGTCTTTACGGTCTCTGCATTATATTGACAGGTATAAGTAAATGCATATGGCAAGTATGATATGTCTGCCAAGATAAGAAACTAACCATATACAGCTTCTGGTGGACAGATCAAGTCGCGGTCTCCAGCAAGCGCTAAAACAGGAACTTTGCTGTTAGGGAGATGATCCTTGTAAAAAAATGTATTGTTTCTATTACGGAGCCCTCCTTCTTTAAAAGCAGTAGTTAATTGCAACAATAGTTTAGCTGGAATAGTACCTGCCAGCAGCGATGAAATTCTATGAGATGGTTGAAAAGTTACTGTGATACCAGCCACCGAGGTGTAGGTGATGCGTTTGGCTTTTTGCTTTACAGGTAATCTCTTGTAGTGTAAAGTAATAACAAGATATTCAATAGAAGTCTAGATAAACCAGAAGCATCTAATTATGGGAATGAAGAATAATTTTAGGCTTTTATACAGGAAATCTCTCTTGCAGTATAAAGTGATAACAATTTATTCAATATGAGCCTACACAAGAAGCATCTAACTACAGGCACAAAGACTAGTTCAGAAGGCCAATTTTATTACTGTATAAAGTAAAACGAGAACTTCGGAAGAGTTACAGCGACTCACAAAAGTTGTTAAGAACGAGCTTCTTTAACAGCTCAGGGTGCATCATGTCCTGGGCTGATATCAGGTCATTCATCCATGATAATACATAAGGCGGACTAGAAGTAAGAGGATAAGCTGCAGATAGCAATGCTCCTAGAGGAACAGCAGGCACATTGAGAACCTGAGCAGGATCAGCCTGCAGCACAGTATCATGTGTAAGAAATAGAGGATGAGGTAGCGACTCACATCCAATCAACAACTATGTTACTTACAAGAGGAATAAGCAGTTTGAGAGATGATTTAGAAGAAGTGTAGTCGAGTGACGAGGCCAATGTAACAACAGAAGCTAATCCGGGATCTCTTCCTTCTGAACCTTTGAAAATCAGTAACTAATGAATTTTTTACCGCAACACCAACAACAAAGTGTATATCATAATTATGTTATAGGATTATATATAGGTGATGAAACATCAAACTGTCACACATGTTGAACATCTACGAAAATTAAAGAACAAGAATAAAGCATCACAAAAACTACCCATGACTATAGACAGTCCAATGAAGGGGTTATCCCCAAGTAATTCATGAATAAAATGAGACCCGAAGTTATTTTAGTATGAAAGCGACTGAACAACAGGCTAAAAGGGGCATGTGTCATGTACTCCTGAAGATGCATAGAGCCATGATACTTTCACAATTGAAATTGATTGACAAACCAGATTATACTGTGAGTATGTCTGTTGTTATTAAATATCAGGATATATATCATACATCATCTATGCATCAATCTAACTTACTGTATCGTGCTAGCATGGCATATAGTAAAATTCCCCCCATGGAATGACCAATAGCAAGTATCCGGCCATCCTTTGGTTTGCTTTGGGCCCTTATGTATTCCATCTGCGCAAATAGGCGACCAGAGAAAacatagaattttttttaaataagaaaACAAGATATAGAAACTAAAgaaacaatataaaaaatgtcaCCTCACCGCAGCAGGAACATCCTCTTCCAGGTAATGATCGAAGTCCCAGTCATATTTGACAATTAAGTCCAACTGCTTCTCGAGATCTTGTAAAGTTTTTGTTAGACGCTCTGAAAGATCAAAAAGTTGAGGCGAAACTGAACGCTGAGCTTCA
Encoded here:
- the LOC121756472 gene encoding uncharacterized protein LOC121756472 isoform X3 — translated: MLNLKNCKWNCDSFWLLLAPPRNHPLLLLSGVGTNAIGYDLSPGSSFARYMCDQGFDTWVLEVRGAGLSTQGLDFEDVEKSAHALSEQMEAAAERMTNATTVQSKTSHAISEQMETTAENTNGALPASQKSTSVQSSSEKSETSVINEELNGLATAWDESRLVTELTQTFTRLSERLSGFLSESQSKIMSAKFFDGISDLLEGSFIYDRFSEVRKNIMSLLDRRQNSGVASQIRDLSQKLVDIIDEAQRSVSPQLFDLSERLTKTLQDLEKQLDLIVKYDWDFDHYLEEDVPAAMEYIRAQSKPKDGRILAIGHSMGGILLYAMLARYSSEGRDPGLASVVTLASSLDYTSSKSSLKLLIPLADPAQVLNVPAVPLGALLSAAYPLTSSPPYVLSWMNDLISAQDMMHPELLKKLVLNNFCTIPAKLLLQLTTAFKEGGLRNRNNTFFYKDHLPNSKVPVLALAGDRDLICPPEAVYETVKTIPEHLVTYKVFGEPNGPHYAHYDLVGGRLAVEQIYPCIIQFLSRYDSDQ